From Jeotgalibaca dankookensis, one genomic window encodes:
- a CDS encoding sigma-70 family RNA polymerase sigma factor: MLDKNEKTNDIEEMVIAIKDGEMDYFEPLFNRFYPLVKKYAQQYYLRYFEYEDLLQEARLAMFDAVKKYDSSKGMHFAGYYRLTLQHHIYGIIRKEGAIKRIGDRNATSLDELIETNPMLQLSFTDYQTPDSILQINEAYKTYPSLLSDFEKQVYTFYMQGFSTRAIALELNIDVIRVRNALERCRRKFKLI, from the coding sequence ATGCTTGATAAAAATGAAAAAACTAATGATATTGAAGAAATGGTAATTGCAATTAAAGATGGAGAAATGGATTATTTTGAACCTCTATTCAATAGGTTTTATCCGCTCGTTAAAAAATATGCGCAACAATATTACTTACGCTATTTTGAATATGAGGACCTGTTACAAGAGGCGCGGCTGGCCATGTTTGATGCGGTAAAAAAATATGATTCTAGTAAAGGGATGCACTTTGCAGGTTATTACCGACTTACTTTACAACACCACATTTATGGTATTATTAGAAAAGAAGGTGCTATAAAACGGATCGGGGATCGAAATGCAACTTCTTTAGATGAATTAATTGAAACGAATCCTATGTTACAGTTATCTTTTACGGATTACCAAACACCTGATAGCATCTTACAGATCAATGAAGCTTATAAAACCTACCCTTCTTTACTTTCCGACTTCGAAAAGCAAGTATATACTTTTTATATGCAAGGCTTTTCAACTCGCGCAATTGCCTTAGAATTAAATATCGATGTTATAAGAGTGCGGAACGCTTTAGAGCGTTGTCGACGTAAGTTTAAACTTATTTAA
- a CDS encoding NYN domain-containing protein has product MKKDVLVVDGYNMIGAWPELVKLKDRGLIEDARDRLLTILSNYQTYEGVTVWVVFDAQFVPGITQEYTRYKVKVVFTSQGETADTYIEGIVDKLKNVLTEVTVATSDLAEQQLVFAKGANRMSAQDLFIEIKRSKNHQDQVSHQNHHHSSIRKRGTLSEEQLNQLKVLRDELN; this is encoded by the coding sequence ATGAAAAAAGATGTTTTAGTAGTGGATGGCTATAATATGATCGGTGCTTGGCCGGAACTCGTTAAGCTCAAGGATCGTGGTCTCATTGAGGACGCACGCGACCGACTCTTAACCATTTTATCCAACTACCAAACCTATGAAGGGGTAACGGTATGGGTGGTTTTTGATGCCCAGTTTGTTCCAGGGATTACCCAAGAATATACCCGCTATAAGGTGAAGGTGGTCTTTACCTCTCAGGGCGAAACAGCTGATACCTACATTGAAGGAATCGTTGATAAACTAAAGAATGTCCTGACAGAAGTCACCGTAGCGACTAGCGATTTAGCCGAACAACAGCTCGTTTTTGCCAAGGGAGCTAACCGCATGTCAGCACAAGACCTTTTTATCGAAATAAAGCGTTCCAAAAATCATCAAGACCAAGTTTCCCATCAGAATCATCACCATTCCAGCATACGCAAACGGGGCACCCTATCTGAAGAGCAATTAAATCAGCTAAAGGTATTGCGGGATGAGTTGAATTAG
- the rlmB gene encoding 23S rRNA (guanosine(2251)-2'-O)-methyltransferase RlmB: MNKNNRKPRRDDSHKGRAPKRSVEKKSNERPEQRDDFVIGKHAVYETLQSDRDINKLFLQEGAGGERIGEILELAKERHIQIQIVPKTKLDLLSDDGVHQGVMVATAAFQYATVDDLFDVAKEKGEDPFFLILDGIEDPHNLGSIMRTADASGVHGLIIPKRRAVGLTGTVAKTSTGAIEHVPVARVTNLARTVDELKERGVWIYATDMKGESFEKWDANLPVAVIIGNEGKGVSRLLKDKADGLLTIPMKGHVQSLNAGVAAGLMMYEVYRRRNFV, translated from the coding sequence ATGAATAAAAATAATCGAAAACCTAGAAGAGACGATTCCCACAAGGGACGTGCACCTAAGCGTTCCGTAGAAAAGAAATCGAACGAACGTCCTGAACAAAGAGATGATTTTGTAATTGGCAAACATGCTGTTTATGAAACGTTGCAATCCGATCGTGATATTAACAAGCTCTTCTTACAAGAAGGCGCAGGTGGGGAACGAATTGGCGAGATTTTAGAACTCGCGAAAGAGCGTCACATTCAAATTCAAATCGTTCCTAAGACAAAGTTAGATTTATTATCAGATGATGGCGTTCACCAAGGCGTTATGGTCGCAACGGCCGCTTTCCAGTATGCCACTGTGGATGATTTATTTGATGTGGCTAAGGAAAAAGGCGAAGATCCTTTCTTTCTTATTCTAGATGGCATTGAAGATCCGCATAACTTAGGTTCTATTATGCGAACGGCCGATGCCAGCGGGGTTCATGGCTTGATTATCCCTAAACGCCGAGCAGTAGGACTAACCGGAACGGTTGCTAAAACGTCTACCGGAGCGATTGAACATGTTCCGGTTGCTCGTGTTACGAACCTGGCACGTACCGTGGATGAGTTAAAAGAACGTGGTGTCTGGATTTATGCTACCGATATGAAGGGTGAATCTTTTGAGAAATGGGACGCAAATTTACCCGTAGCTGTTATCATCGGAAACGAAGGAAAAGGCGTTTCAAGACTTTTAAAGGATAAGGCAGATGGTTTGCTGACAATCCCTATGAAAGGCCACGTACAGAGCTTAAATGCCGGCGTAGCGGCTGGACTGATGATGTATGAAGTTTATCGCAGGCGGAATTTCGTTTAA
- a CDS encoding Mini-ribonuclease 3, whose product METRMSEKDWSLLNGLALAYIGDAAYEVYIREHLMRKGWTKPNDLHRRATHYVSAKAQAQLMHAMIAEEGFLTETEMDIYRRGRNAKSHTIAKNADVTTYRISTGFEALFGFLHLTKQIERFEALVWWCIAQVEDQVNE is encoded by the coding sequence ATGGAGACGCGCATGAGTGAAAAAGACTGGTCATTATTAAATGGGTTGGCTCTTGCCTATATTGGAGATGCTGCTTATGAAGTGTATATTCGTGAGCACCTCATGCGAAAAGGTTGGACTAAACCCAACGATTTACACCGGCGTGCGACGCACTATGTGTCTGCTAAGGCACAAGCGCAGTTGATGCACGCCATGATCGCTGAAGAAGGCTTCTTAACTGAAACAGAAATGGATATTTATAGACGTGGACGCAATGCCAAAAGTCATACGATCGCTAAAAATGCCGATGTCACGACTTACCGAATTTCAACAGGGTTTGAAGCTTTGTTTGGTTTTTTACATTTGACTAAGCAGATCGAACGCTTCGAGGCTCTGGTTTGGTGGTGCATCGCACAAGTGGAGGACCAAGTAAATGAATAA
- the cysS gene encoding cysteine--tRNA ligase: protein MLKIYNTLTREKEEFKPLEAGKVKMYVCGPTVYNYIHIGNSRSTVAFDTIRRYLEYRGYEVNYVSNFTDVDDKIIRTAKEMALTPVELADKFIAAFKEDTQALEVLEATVHPRVMDNIPEIIAFIAALIEKGYAYESDGDVYYRTEKFDDYGQLSDQSIKDLRMGASERMEEENLKKESPIDFALWKQAKPGEISWESPWGEGRPGWHIECSVMATKYLGETIDIHGGGHDLTFPHHENEIAQSEAKTGHTFVNYWMHNGFVTMGESEEKMSKSLGNFVLVHDILKKVDAQVLRFLLAAAHYRRPIKFSDRTVEEARNNLEKIRSAYNNAQYRLEAADSDLSSDQTDLAVFEALEARFVKEMDDDFQADNAMTVIYQFVKELNMYSERDQVSQVVLEKALSLLEQLMMIFGIKLQADTILDGDIQALIDERIQARQDKNFSRSDEIRDYLKEQGIILDDTNQGTRWRRA, encoded by the coding sequence ATGTTGAAAATCTATAATACCCTCACTCGAGAAAAAGAAGAATTTAAACCATTAGAAGCAGGTAAGGTAAAGATGTACGTTTGTGGACCTACTGTTTATAATTATATCCATATCGGTAATTCACGAAGTACAGTCGCTTTCGACACAATCCGCCGTTATTTAGAATACCGTGGCTACGAAGTTAATTATGTCTCAAACTTTACCGACGTAGACGATAAAATCATTCGAACTGCCAAAGAAATGGCCCTAACTCCAGTAGAATTAGCAGATAAATTTATTGCTGCCTTTAAAGAAGACACTCAGGCTCTGGAAGTCCTAGAAGCAACGGTTCATCCCCGTGTCATGGATAATATTCCAGAAATCATTGCCTTTATAGCAGCGTTAATTGAAAAAGGGTACGCCTATGAATCAGATGGTGATGTCTATTACCGTACTGAGAAGTTTGATGATTACGGCCAATTGAGCGACCAATCTATTAAGGATTTACGAATGGGCGCCAGTGAACGAATGGAAGAGGAAAATCTCAAAAAAGAGAGTCCCATTGATTTTGCGTTATGGAAACAAGCCAAACCCGGAGAGATTTCTTGGGAGTCACCATGGGGCGAAGGCCGACCAGGCTGGCATATTGAGTGTTCGGTAATGGCAACGAAGTATTTAGGCGAAACCATTGATATTCATGGGGGTGGACACGACTTAACCTTCCCTCACCACGAAAATGAGATTGCTCAGAGTGAAGCAAAAACCGGACATACCTTTGTTAATTACTGGATGCATAATGGATTTGTGACCATGGGCGAATCAGAAGAAAAAATGAGTAAATCATTAGGGAACTTTGTTCTAGTTCACGATATTTTGAAGAAAGTGGATGCTCAGGTCTTGCGTTTTCTGTTAGCAGCAGCACATTACCGTCGTCCTATTAAATTTAGTGACCGCACCGTTGAAGAAGCGCGTAACAATTTAGAAAAAATCCGTTCAGCCTATAACAATGCCCAATATCGTCTAGAAGCAGCTGATTCTGATCTTTCCAGTGACCAAACTGATCTAGCAGTATTTGAAGCTCTAGAAGCGCGCTTTGTTAAGGAAATGGATGATGATTTCCAAGCAGATAATGCCATGACAGTGATTTATCAATTCGTAAAAGAACTGAATATGTATAGCGAACGCGATCAAGTTTCACAAGTCGTCTTAGAAAAAGCCCTTAGCTTGCTAGAGCAGCTGATGATGATTTTTGGTATTAAATTACAAGCAGATACCATTCTAGATGGCGATATCCAAGCCTTAATTGATGAACGCATACAAGCGCGTCAAGATAAAAACTTTAGCCGTAGTGATGAAATTCGTGATTATCTAAAAGAACAAGGCATTATTTTGGATGATACAAATCAAGGAACGAGATGGAGACGCGCATGA
- the gltX gene encoding glutamate--tRNA ligase, with protein MAKKIRVRYAPSPTGHLHIGNARTALFNYLFARHNNGEFIIRIEDTDQKRSVERGEESQLENLTWLGIDWDEGPDKPGKYGPYRQSERKDIYDSYIDQLLLSNQAYHCYCTSEELEEEREKQRARGEMPHYSGRCAHLTPAQKAAKEAEGIVPTIRFRVPMENSYSFQDIVKGEINFEASSVGGDFIIRKRDGFPTYNFAVVVDDHLMAITHVLRGDDHIANTPKQMMIYEAFDWAHPKFGHMTLIINSETGKKLSKRDESILQFIEQYKELGYLPEAMFNFITLLGWSPVGEEEVFSQEELIEMFDADRLSKSPAAFDAKKLEWLNNHYIKEADLSELVPLATKHLIEAGKIPSDPDQETKDWVEKLVSLYHEQMSYAAEIVELSELFFNETVTFNEAEKEVLAGETVPTVLEAFKEKLVAVEPFEEKEIKAAIKEVQKETGVKGKNLFMPIRVAISGEMHGPEIGKTIEVLGREKSLSHLEMALSDIK; from the coding sequence ATGGCTAAAAAAATTCGTGTGCGTTACGCACCTAGTCCAACTGGACATTTACACATCGGAAATGCGCGTACAGCGCTTTTCAATTATTTATTTGCACGTCATAACAATGGGGAATTTATTATCCGTATTGAGGATACCGACCAAAAACGTAGCGTTGAACGTGGCGAAGAAAGTCAACTAGAAAACCTAACGTGGCTTGGAATTGATTGGGATGAAGGTCCAGACAAACCAGGAAAATATGGTCCTTACCGTCAATCAGAGCGTAAAGATATTTATGACTCGTATATTGACCAACTGCTTTTATCCAATCAAGCTTATCACTGCTACTGTACATCTGAAGAATTAGAAGAAGAGCGCGAAAAACAACGTGCCCGTGGTGAAATGCCACATTATAGCGGCCGTTGTGCACATTTAACTCCTGCACAAAAAGCCGCAAAAGAAGCAGAAGGCATTGTGCCAACCATCCGTTTCCGTGTACCTATGGAAAACAGTTATTCTTTCCAAGATATTGTAAAAGGCGAAATCAACTTTGAAGCAAGCAGTGTAGGTGGAGACTTTATTATTCGCAAACGTGATGGGTTCCCTACTTATAACTTTGCAGTTGTAGTCGATGATCATTTAATGGCCATTACCCATGTTCTACGTGGAGACGACCACATTGCCAACACACCAAAACAAATGATGATTTATGAAGCCTTTGATTGGGCCCACCCTAAGTTTGGACACATGACTCTCATTATCAACAGTGAAACTGGGAAAAAATTAAGTAAGCGTGATGAATCTATTTTGCAATTTATCGAACAATACAAAGAACTAGGCTATCTACCAGAAGCCATGTTTAACTTTATTACCTTACTGGGCTGGTCGCCAGTTGGCGAAGAAGAAGTCTTCAGTCAAGAAGAACTCATCGAAATGTTTGATGCCGATCGTTTAAGTAAATCACCAGCTGCCTTTGATGCTAAAAAGCTTGAATGGTTAAATAATCATTACATTAAAGAAGCTGACTTAAGTGAATTGGTGCCATTGGCAACCAAACATTTAATCGAAGCCGGGAAAATTCCTTCAGACCCAGATCAAGAAACAAAGGACTGGGTAGAAAAACTTGTTTCTCTCTACCATGAACAAATGAGCTACGCTGCAGAAATTGTGGAGCTTTCTGAACTTTTCTTCAATGAGACGGTAACCTTTAACGAAGCTGAAAAAGAAGTTCTAGCTGGCGAAACCGTGCCAACTGTTTTAGAAGCTTTCAAAGAAAAACTTGTAGCGGTTGAACCTTTTGAAGAGAAAGAGATCAAAGCTGCCATTAAAGAAGTTCAAAAAGAAACAGGCGTAAAAGGAAAAAACCTCTTTATGCCGATTCGTGTGGCTATTAGTGGGGAAATGCATGGACCAGAAATTGGTAAAACAATTGAAGTATTAGGCCGTGAAAAGAGTCTTTCTCATTTGGAAATGGCCTTATCAGACATCAAATAA
- a CDS encoding PIN/TRAM domain-containing protein: protein MKRIISVIFLIIGGSVGITLMPHLWELVGLLNSSFNNVFVNFGIGAFIFFLLSLASANFIVRTLKKIENYFSKQSATFILFGAMGIIIGLVLAWLIGIPLTAWDLPVFSNVLPTILSIGLAYAGFYVGTTRIEDFRKLFTPKKRPDEGQLLERKADSTFRKYKILDTSVIIDGRIYDIAQTGFLEGVLVIPNFVLRELQYIADSSDSLKRVRGRRGLDILNSLQKEEVMTVESYDGEFEEIAEVDSKLIRLAKLIDGVVVTNDYNLNKVSEFQNVPVLNINELANAVKPVVIPGEKMTVTVMKMGTERNQGVAYLDDGTMIVVEDGQHYMNKTLDVVVTSALQTAAGRMIFAKPIHSQKGINHK from the coding sequence ATGAAACGAATTATCTCGGTAATATTTCTCATTATCGGGGGAAGTGTTGGAATCACGTTGATGCCTCATCTTTGGGAACTCGTCGGTTTATTGAACTCATCTTTTAATAATGTTTTTGTCAACTTTGGTATTGGTGCATTTATATTTTTCCTACTGTCTTTAGCATCAGCGAATTTTATTGTCAGGACATTAAAAAAAATAGAGAATTACTTCAGTAAACAGTCCGCAACCTTTATCTTATTTGGTGCCATGGGGATTATTATCGGACTGGTCTTAGCTTGGTTAATTGGAATTCCTCTGACTGCTTGGGATCTTCCTGTCTTTAGTAATGTTCTACCAACTATTTTATCAATTGGACTTGCTTATGCAGGCTTTTATGTAGGAACCACACGGATTGAAGATTTTCGTAAGCTTTTTACTCCTAAGAAACGTCCTGATGAAGGACAATTATTGGAGCGCAAGGCCGATTCAACTTTTCGTAAATATAAAATTTTAGACACCAGCGTTATCATTGATGGGCGTATTTACGATATTGCTCAAACAGGTTTTTTAGAAGGTGTTTTGGTTATTCCTAACTTTGTTTTACGCGAGCTCCAGTATATTGCTGATTCATCGGATAGTTTAAAACGAGTGCGTGGCCGTCGCGGCTTAGACATTTTAAATAGCCTTCAAAAAGAAGAAGTGATGACTGTTGAAAGCTATGATGGGGAATTTGAAGAAATTGCGGAAGTAGACAGTAAGCTCATTCGCTTAGCGAAACTCATTGATGGAGTGGTTGTGACCAACGATTATAATCTGAATAAGGTAAGTGAATTTCAAAATGTCCCGGTATTGAATATCAACGAACTGGCTAATGCAGTCAAACCCGTGGTTATTCCGGGAGAAAAAATGACAGTTACTGTCATGAAAATGGGAACTGAGCGCAATCAAGGGGTTGCTTATTTAGATGATGGGACTATGATAGTTGTAGAAGACGGACAACACTATATGAATAAAACACTGGATGTAGTAGTCACAAGCGCTTTGCAAACCGCAGCGGGACGAATGATCTTTGCGAAACCCATCCATTCGCAAAAAGGAATCAATCACAAATAA
- the radA gene encoding DNA repair protein RadA — translation MAKKKTIKYVCQACGYESAKWLGRCPSCGAWNQMEEEKELAVSEKHQPHVNFSGQSAEAVAIQNIKVEDIPRITTDMEEVNHVLGGGIVPGSLILIGGDPGIGKSTLLLQVSAQINNKKIPVLYVSGEESASQIKLRAERLGVKGMDFYIYPETDVDAISQTIERLKPQLVVIDSIQTMVKADNDSMAGSVSQVRESTQALMRIAKTNNISIFIVGHVTKEGNIAGPRMLEHMVDTVLYFEGDRHHTFRILRAVKNRFGSTNEIGVFEMAQGGLREVTNPSEMFLEERLAGASGSAVVASMEGTRPILAEIQCLITPTAFGNARRTTSGLDSNRVALILAVLEKRAGLLLQNQDAYFKSTGGVRLDEPAIDLAVAVSVASSYWDTETSSTECFIGEIGLTGEIRRVNRVEQRVNEAMKLGFKRIYLPKNNMSGWDHPEGVELIGVTTVSQTLRKVFPNRK, via the coding sequence ATGGCAAAGAAAAAAACAATTAAATATGTCTGTCAAGCATGTGGCTATGAGTCTGCTAAGTGGTTAGGAAGATGTCCCTCTTGCGGCGCTTGGAACCAAATGGAAGAAGAAAAAGAATTAGCTGTTTCTGAAAAACATCAACCTCACGTTAATTTCTCCGGACAATCAGCGGAAGCAGTGGCAATTCAAAATATTAAGGTTGAAGATATACCGCGCATTACAACAGATATGGAAGAGGTAAACCATGTTTTAGGTGGTGGAATCGTACCTGGATCACTTATTTTAATTGGCGGGGATCCCGGAATTGGGAAATCAACTCTTTTACTACAAGTTTCCGCACAGATAAATAACAAAAAAATTCCAGTCCTCTACGTTTCTGGTGAAGAAAGTGCTAGCCAGATTAAATTACGTGCCGAACGTCTCGGGGTTAAGGGGATGGACTTTTACATTTATCCAGAAACAGATGTGGATGCCATTTCACAAACTATTGAGCGGTTAAAACCACAGTTAGTAGTGATTGATTCGATTCAAACCATGGTAAAGGCTGATAACGATAGTATGGCAGGAAGCGTTTCTCAAGTGCGCGAGTCCACGCAAGCCTTGATGCGAATTGCGAAGACCAATAATATCTCTATTTTTATTGTCGGCCATGTAACCAAAGAAGGAAATATTGCAGGACCTAGAATGCTCGAACATATGGTAGATACTGTTTTATATTTTGAAGGCGATCGTCACCATACTTTCCGTATTTTACGCGCGGTTAAAAACCGTTTTGGCTCTACAAACGAAATCGGTGTATTCGAAATGGCGCAAGGTGGTTTGCGTGAAGTGACCAATCCTTCAGAGATGTTTTTAGAAGAACGGTTAGCCGGTGCATCTGGCTCTGCTGTAGTGGCTTCCATGGAAGGAACAAGGCCTATCTTAGCGGAAATCCAGTGTTTGATTACGCCTACTGCTTTTGGGAACGCGAGACGGACGACAAGTGGACTTGATTCCAACCGTGTCGCCTTGATTTTAGCAGTTTTAGAAAAGCGAGCAGGCTTATTACTTCAAAACCAAGATGCCTATTTCAAATCAACGGGTGGTGTCCGCTTGGATGAACCAGCGATTGATTTAGCAGTAGCGGTCAGCGTCGCTTCTAGTTACTGGGATACGGAAACGTCATCTACGGAATGTTTTATTGGAGAAATTGGTTTAACAGGTGAGATTAGAAGAGTCAATCGGGTTGAACAACGTGTAAATGAAGCGATGAAATTAGGCTTCAAACGTATTTATTTACCGAAAAACAATATGTCTGGTTGGGACCATCCTGAAGGAGTCGAACTAATCGGTGTGACAACCGTTTCGCAAACCTTACGCAAGGTATTTCCTAACCGCAAATAA
- a CDS encoding dUTP diphosphatase has translation MRTRGFEIVSKYQDKGLELPKRATKHSAGYDFQASEEVILPSIWNTLFKHDRNAPKKGLTPVLVPTGIKAYMQDDEYLQLTNRSSNPIKHFLILPNGVGVVDADYYNNDDNEGEIFFQLLNYGLRDKVIKKGDRIGQGIFMKFLKVDDEAVIEGYRLGGFGSSDQD, from the coding sequence ATGAGAACGCGAGGATTTGAAATTGTTTCTAAGTATCAAGACAAAGGGTTAGAGCTCCCAAAACGTGCCACCAAACATTCAGCTGGCTATGATTTTCAAGCTTCTGAGGAAGTGATATTACCATCTATTTGGAACACACTCTTTAAACATGACCGAAATGCACCAAAGAAGGGGTTAACCCCTGTACTCGTACCAACAGGAATAAAAGCATATATGCAAGATGACGAATACTTGCAACTGACTAATCGATCGAGTAACCCTATCAAACATTTTTTAATCCTGCCAAATGGTGTAGGTGTCGTAGATGCCGACTATTACAATAACGATGATAATGAAGGGGAGATTTTCTTTCAATTATTGAATTATGGATTACGCGACAAAGTGATTAAAAAAGGCGACCGAATTGGTCAAGGAATATTCATGAAATTTCTAAAGGTGGATGATGAAGCAGTCATTGAGGGATATCGCCTTGGTGGATTCGGTTCTTCCGACCAAGATTAA
- a CDS encoding ABC transporter ATP-binding protein, which yields MVGMELNSIYKMYDNADSYSVTDFNLHVKDREFVVFVGPSGCGKSTTLRMIAGLEDITEGELKIGDRVVNDVAPKDRDIAMVFQNYALYPHMTVFDNMAFGLKLRKYKKEDIKQRVENASDILGLNDLLDRKPAALSGGQRQRVALGRAIVRDAKVFLMDEPLSNLDAKLRGAMRAEIAKLHRRLETTTIYVTHDQTEAMTMADRIVIMKDGFIQQIGSPKEVYDKPTNLFVAGFMGSPAMNFFTVTLNDGVISDGKGLELRLPEGKRKVLEAKGYNNKELYFGIRPEDIQSEQLAIDASPETVVRATVNVAELLGAETMLHTQVGNTEFISRVDARDYHQPGSEVELVFNMNKIHFFDRETEEVITIP from the coding sequence ATGGTAGGTATGGAATTAAATAGTATTTATAAAATGTATGATAATGCAGATAGTTATTCAGTAACAGACTTTAACTTACACGTGAAAGATCGTGAATTTGTTGTTTTTGTTGGTCCATCAGGTTGTGGTAAATCAACGACCTTGCGTATGATTGCTGGACTAGAAGATATTACCGAAGGTGAGTTGAAAATTGGAGACCGTGTTGTAAACGACGTTGCACCTAAGGATCGCGATATCGCAATGGTTTTCCAAAACTATGCCCTTTACCCACATATGACCGTATTTGATAATATGGCATTTGGCTTGAAGCTACGAAAATATAAAAAAGAAGATATTAAACAACGTGTAGAAAATGCTTCTGATATTTTAGGTTTAAATGATCTTCTTGACCGTAAACCAGCTGCTTTGTCTGGTGGACAACGTCAACGTGTAGCTCTTGGACGTGCAATTGTACGGGATGCTAAAGTTTTCTTAATGGATGAGCCTTTGTCAAACTTGGATGCCAAACTTCGTGGTGCGATGCGTGCTGAAATTGCTAAACTACACCGTCGCTTAGAAACAACTACCATTTATGTAACTCATGACCAAACAGAAGCGATGACAATGGCAGACCGAATTGTTATTATGAAAGACGGCTTTATTCAACAAATCGGTTCTCCTAAAGAAGTTTATGACAAACCAACGAATCTGTTTGTTGCGGGCTTTATGGGATCACCTGCTATGAACTTCTTTACAGTCACATTGAATGACGGGGTTATTTCTGACGGTAAAGGTCTAGAACTACGTCTTCCAGAAGGAAAACGTAAAGTATTAGAAGCAAAAGGTTATAATAATAAAGAACTTTACTTTGGTATTCGCCCAGAAGATATTCAGTCTGAACAACTTGCAATCGACGCTAGTCCAGAAACCGTGGTTCGAGCAACTGTAAACGTTGCTGAGCTTTTGGGAGCTGAAACGATGCTTCACACGCAAGTTGGTAATACAGAATTTATCTCTCGTGTGGATGCACGTGATTACCACCAGCCAGGTTCAGAAGTAGAATTAGTCTTTAATATGAATAAGATTCACTTCTTCGATAGAGAAACAGAAGAAGTCATCACTATTCCTTAA